A genome region from Cyanobacterium stanieri LEGE 03274 includes the following:
- a CDS encoding aminotransferase class I/II-fold pyridoxal phosphate-dependent enzyme: MHNPLLKQLIKSLTKHHAPFYAPGHKQGKGANVALKKVLGESVFKADLPELPELDNLFAPEGVLKEAQEFAAETFGAKKTWFLVNGSTCGIIASILATCREGDKIVLPRNVHQSVIYGLVLSGAIPIFINPEYDENFDICYGISPQQIEMVLQNHDDVKGVIIVSPTYHGICSNIQGIAKITHGYNIPLIVDEAHGAHFTFHPQLPSSALASGADVVIQSTHKVLGALTQASMLHLQGSLVDADSLSNALQLLQSSSPSYLLLASLESATTQMAKEGKRLLNQTIGLATRAREVIEDLDYLQVLKLEKVTSSFHDLDVTRLTVNVSGLGINGYLADEILHEKLAVTCELPSLKNLTFIISMGNDNTDIDLLIHGLTSLRKYENKNPQKQLFYGCYNFDSQFLMSPRQAYWAKKKRVSLKDSINHVSGETISVYPPGIPILMVGEKITMESLNYLKKMTINGAMITGATDNSLNTITVID, translated from the coding sequence GTGCATAACCCTCTCCTAAAACAATTAATAAAATCCCTAACAAAACACCATGCCCCTTTCTATGCCCCCGGACACAAACAGGGAAAAGGCGCTAATGTTGCATTAAAAAAGGTTTTAGGCGAATCAGTTTTTAAAGCAGACTTACCAGAATTACCAGAATTAGATAATCTTTTTGCCCCTGAAGGAGTGCTTAAAGAAGCCCAGGAATTTGCTGCCGAAACTTTTGGAGCAAAAAAAACTTGGTTTTTAGTTAACGGCTCAACCTGCGGTATCATAGCATCTATTTTGGCGACTTGTCGAGAGGGTGACAAGATTGTTTTGCCAAGAAATGTTCATCAATCAGTAATTTATGGATTAGTTTTATCAGGGGCAATACCAATATTTATTAATCCCGAATATGATGAAAATTTTGACATTTGCTATGGCATATCTCCTCAACAAATTGAGATGGTTTTACAAAATCATGATGATGTGAAAGGGGTGATAATAGTTTCCCCTACCTACCACGGTATTTGTAGCAATATTCAAGGGATTGCCAAAATTACCCATGGTTATAATATTCCTTTAATTGTTGATGAAGCCCATGGCGCCCATTTTACTTTTCACCCTCAATTACCATCTTCTGCCCTAGCTTCGGGGGCTGATGTTGTTATACAATCTACCCATAAAGTTTTGGGTGCTTTAACCCAGGCTTCAATGCTTCATTTACAAGGAAGTTTGGTTGACGCTGATAGCCTTAGTAACGCATTACAATTATTACAGTCTTCTAGCCCTAGTTATCTTCTATTAGCTTCTTTGGAGTCAGCGACTACGCAAATGGCGAAAGAAGGTAAAAGATTATTAAATCAGACTATTGGTTTAGCAACAAGGGCAAGGGAAGTTATAGAAGATTTAGATTATTTACAAGTGCTGAAGTTGGAAAAGGTGACTTCTAGTTTTCATGATTTAGATGTTACTAGATTAACGGTTAATGTTAGTGGTTTAGGAATAAATGGTTATTTGGCAGATGAAATTCTTCATGAAAAATTGGCGGTTACCTGTGAGTTACCGTCTTTAAAAAATTTAACTTTTATTATTTCGATGGGCAATGATAATACTGATATTGATTTACTAATTCATGGGTTAACAAGTTTAAGGAAATATGAGAATAAAAACCCTCAAAAACAGCTTTTTTATGGTTGTTATAATTTTGATTCTCAGTTTTTAATGTCTCCTCGTCAAGCCTATTGGGCAAAGAAAAAAAGAGTTAGTTTAAAAGATAGTATAAATCATGTTAGCGGTGAAACAATTTCTGTCTATCCTCCCGGTATTCCTATTTTGATGGTAGGAGAAAAAATTACCATGGAAAGTTTAAATTATCTCAAAAAAATGACCATTAATGGTGCTATGATTACGGGGGCAACGGATAATAGCTTGAATACCATTACCGTAATAGATTAA
- a CDS encoding carbonic anhydrase, translating into MKKLIEGLHRFHAGYFESHKELFEKLSQGQHPRILFITCSDSRIDPNLITQANVGDLFVIRNAGNIVPPYGATNGGEGASIEYAITALGIEHIIVCGHSHCGAMKGLLKMSKLEEQMPLVYDWLKQAEATRRLLKDNYGDLSDEEVLPIAIAENVLTQLENLATYPVIRSKLYQGKLALHAWVYNIESGDVLAYDPVSHDFVDLETRNAPPEFIYDLKPTNYYRKVSQANSMIDDTHDSNDSSSSMAYQVKEKSETKAPAVTNNYPRSNRLSLEQAERIYRGSY; encoded by the coding sequence ATGAAAAAGCTGATCGAAGGACTACACCGCTTCCATGCTGGTTATTTTGAAAGCCACAAAGAATTATTTGAAAAACTTTCCCAAGGACAACATCCCCGTATCCTCTTTATTACTTGTTCTGACTCTCGCATTGACCCCAATTTGATTACCCAAGCCAATGTAGGTGACTTATTTGTAATTCGTAACGCAGGAAATATAGTGCCGCCCTACGGTGCTACCAATGGAGGAGAAGGGGCATCCATTGAATATGCTATCACTGCCCTTGGTATTGAGCATATAATCGTTTGTGGTCATTCCCATTGTGGTGCGATGAAGGGTTTATTAAAAATGTCGAAATTAGAGGAGCAAATGCCCCTTGTGTATGATTGGTTAAAACAAGCAGAGGCTACCCGTCGTCTTCTCAAGGATAATTATGGAGATCTTTCCGATGAAGAAGTTTTACCCATTGCGATCGCAGAAAATGTCCTCACACAACTAGAAAATCTAGCTACCTACCCTGTGATCAGAAGTAAACTATATCAAGGTAAATTGGCGCTTCATGCTTGGGTATATAACATTGAATCGGGAGATGTGTTAGCCTATGATCCAGTTAGTCATGATTTTGTGGACTTAGAAACTAGAAACGCTCCCCCTGAATTTATCTATGATTTAAAACCAACTAACTACTATCGCAAAGTTTCTCAAGCTAATTCTATGATAGATGATACCCATGATAGTAATGATTCCTCTTCATCCATGGCTTATCAAGTAAAGGAAAAATCAGAAACTAAAGCCCCTGCTGTTACTAATAATTATCCTCGCTCTAATCGTCTTTCCCTCGAACAAGCTGAACGTATTTACAGGGGTTCATATTAA
- the hemJ gene encoding protoporphyrinogen oxidase HemJ, translating to MAYYWYKAFHLIGIVVWFAGLFYMVRLFVYHAEARQESEPAQTILTKQYEIMEKRLYNIITTPGMILTVAMAVGLISTEPEVLKSGWLHAKFLFVGLLLVYHFWCGRIMKKLAKNENSWTGQQFRAFNEAPTILLLVIVLLAIFKNNLPLDLTTWLIVALVILMAASIQLYAKKRRQDKEKLAQELAQEN from the coding sequence ATGGCATATTATTGGTACAAAGCGTTTCATCTTATTGGGATTGTGGTTTGGTTTGCAGGGTTATTTTATATGGTGCGCTTATTTGTTTACCATGCCGAAGCTAGGCAAGAAAGCGAACCAGCACAAACTATTTTGACGAAGCAATATGAGATAATGGAAAAACGTCTCTATAATATCATCACTACCCCCGGGATGATTTTAACGGTAGCCATGGCGGTAGGATTGATTTCCACTGAACCTGAGGTGTTAAAATCGGGATGGTTACACGCCAAATTTTTGTTTGTGGGTTTACTCCTGGTTTATCATTTTTGGTGTGGACGTATTATGAAGAAGTTAGCAAAAAATGAAAATTCTTGGACTGGGCAACAGTTTCGGGCTTTTAATGAAGCGCCTACCATTCTTTTGTTAGTGATTGTTTTATTAGCTATTTTCAAAAATAATTTACCCCTTGATTTAACTACTTGGTTAATTGTGGCTTTGGTAATTTTGATGGCGGCTAGTATTCAGTTATACGCTAAAAAACGTCGTCAAGATAAGGAAAAACTAGCTCAAGAGTTGGCTCAAGAAAATTAG
- a CDS encoding YciI family protein: MPWFVKIEKGIVAKHIFDQYVPAHLEYVARLNKLGHDAKTGYWKEDEGGMLIFQADSIEEAKTIVENDPLILNKCVEYVLHQWCVVG, from the coding sequence ATGCCTTGGTTTGTGAAAATAGAAAAAGGAATAGTTGCTAAACATATTTTTGATCAATATGTTCCTGCACATTTAGAGTATGTTGCCCGATTAAATAAATTAGGTCATGATGCTAAAACGGGTTATTGGAAAGAAGATGAAGGGGGAATGTTGATTTTTCAAGCTGATTCCATAGAAGAAGCTAAAACCATTGTAGAAAATGATCCTTTAATACTAAATAAATGTGTTGAATACGTCTTACATCAATGGTGTGTGGTGGGTTAA